A window of Limosilactobacillus sp. WILCCON 0051 genomic DNA:
GTGCTGACGAGCATGAATTAAGTACCAATTGACGTTCAGACCGCTTAAAAGATCTTTAAGTTCGCTAACTCCCTTTGAGCCGCTGGTTGGAACCAAAAAGTAGTAGGCGTCTTTGAAAAGATCGACTCGACCAGCTTGAATGCCTGATTCATGTGAACCGGCCATTGGGTGCCCCCCGATAAAGATATCGCCGCGCTCAATCAGCGGTTGGGCAGCATCAATAATCGTCTGCTTGGTACTGCCGACATCGGTAATGATCACTCCTGGCTTTAGTTCCAACTGAGCCAGATCATGCAGGTCTTTTACGATTGCTGAGACTGGCCCGGCAAGGATGATAAAGTCGGCTTGATCCGCTTGGTATAGATTGGTTCCCGCGTCGTCAATCAGCCCCTGTTCAATGGCAAAATCCAGTGTGGCCGTTGAAATATCGCTGCCCACAATGCGATATTGGGGATGCTTTTGCCGAATCGCGCGAATCAGAGTACTGCCAATCAGCCCCAATCCTTTGACAAACACCGTCGTCATGCCAGGTCGCCTCCCAAAAGCCGTTCTAGATCCTGGAAGAATCCGGGGTAAGACACGCTGACTGCATCGGCATTAGCAAGCTGCAGCGGTCGATCCGCTTTGAGAGCCGCAATTGCATCCATCATACCGATGCGATGATCGCCATAGCTGTCCAGCTGATCATTATTGATTGCCCACTGACTTCTTCCCTTGATGATCATGCCATCCGTCAGTTCTTCGACTTCAACGCCCAGTTTGCGCAGTTCGGCAACTACGGTTTGAATTCGATC
This region includes:
- a CDS encoding prephenate dehydrogenase; translated protein: MTTVFVKGLGLIGSTLIRAIRQKHPQYRIVGSDISTATLDFAIEQGLIDDAGTNLYQADQADFIILAGPVSAIVKDLHDLAQLELKPGVIITDVGSTKQTIIDAAQPLIERGDIFIGGHPMAGSHESGIQAGRVDLFKDAYYFLVPTSGSKGVSELKDLLSGLNVNWYLIHARQHDKIVAQLSHVPHVIATALMTQSAATFKDHRELLKLAAGGFKSTTRIAKSDPTMWSAIMHNNRELIVQQLDEYLNELQSLRQVIAADDQEKLFAVFSKAKADREELDH